A section of the Bryobacteraceae bacterium genome encodes:
- the kdsA gene encoding 2-dehydro-3-deoxyphosphooctonate aldolase yields MRPVEIQPGLVFGGGQLAFVCGPCVIESEAHCLMLARALQQALGRAFVFKASFDKANRSSIHSYRGPGLREGLRILAEVKRQTGLPVLTDIHTPDQAAPAAEVADVLQIPAFLCRQTDLLVEAGRTGRAVNIKKGQFVAPADMRHAVEKVLSTGNPRVLLTERGASFGYNNLVVDMRAIPIMRSLGVPVIFDATHSVQLPGAAGDRSGGAPEFIPALAQAAVAAGADGVFFEVHEAPERALSDGPNALRLDQVAGLAGRLLRLHALLHDSGAAGV; encoded by the coding sequence ATGAGACCCGTTGAGATCCAGCCCGGCCTTGTCTTTGGCGGCGGGCAGCTCGCATTCGTCTGCGGCCCGTGCGTCATCGAGAGCGAAGCGCACTGCCTCATGCTCGCGCGCGCGCTTCAGCAGGCGCTCGGCCGCGCCTTTGTCTTCAAGGCTTCCTTCGACAAGGCCAACCGTTCGAGCATCCATTCCTATCGCGGCCCGGGGCTGCGCGAGGGACTGCGCATTCTGGCCGAGGTCAAGCGCCAGACCGGCCTGCCGGTGCTCACCGACATTCACACGCCGGACCAGGCCGCGCCCGCCGCGGAAGTGGCCGACGTGCTCCAGATCCCGGCCTTCCTCTGCCGGCAGACAGACCTGCTCGTGGAAGCGGGCCGCACGGGCCGCGCGGTGAACATCAAGAAGGGGCAGTTTGTGGCGCCGGCTGACATGCGGCACGCCGTCGAAAAGGTCCTCTCCACCGGCAACCCGCGCGTGCTGCTCACCGAGCGCGGCGCCAGCTTCGGCTACAACAACCTGGTGGTGGACATGCGCGCCATCCCGATCATGCGTTCGCTCGGCGTGCCGGTGATTTTTGACGCCACGCACTCGGTCCAGTTGCCGGGCGCGGCGGGCGACCGCAGCGGCGGCGCGCCGGAGTTCATCCCGGCGCTGGCCCAGGCGGCGGTGGCCGCCGGAGCCGACGGGGTCTTTTTCGAGGTGCATGAGGCGCCGGAACGGGCGCTCTCCGACGGGCCGAACGCGCTCCGGCTGGATCAGGTGGCCGGACTGGCCGGGCGCCTCCTGCGGCTTCACGCGCTTCTGCACGACTCCGGCGCCGCGGGCGTCTAA
- the pyrG gene encoding CTP synthase — MAKFIFVTGGVVSSLGKGIAAASIGCLLESRGLKITLQKFDPYLNVDPGTMSPFQHGEVFVTDDGAETDLDLGHYERFTHARLTQNNNLTSGRIYERIITRERRGDYLGKTVQVIPHVTNEIKAAAHKVADGVDVVICEIGGTVGDIESQPFIEAIRQMRHELGRRNTLFVHVSYVPFIAAAQELKTKPTQHSVKELRSMGVQPDILICRSERPLPDDQRDKIALFCDVDRNAVISAYDVDTVYQVPVMFAEQKVDELVVEALQLHGAGARDLSRWQAMLDRMRSPVDEVDIALVGKYVEYEDSYKSLKEALLHAGIHHRLKVNMRWIEAEPLVWPECAAHLSHYDGVLVPGGFGKRGVEGMLAAIRFARLHRVPYFGICLGMQTAVIEFARNACGLAGADSTEFEPATPYPVIYKLRDLLGVEELGGTMRLGAYECLLEEGSLARAAYGQEVISERHRHRYEFNRAFEDRLTSAGLRITGRSRDAKFVEIIELPGHPWFLGCQFHPEFKSKPLEPHPLFKAFIGAAYEYRQKRLTEETNPLFADETR; from the coding sequence ATGGCTAAGTTCATCTTCGTCACCGGCGGCGTCGTCAGCAGCCTGGGCAAGGGCATTGCGGCCGCCTCCATCGGCTGCCTGCTCGAGTCGCGCGGGCTGAAGATCACGTTGCAGAAGTTCGACCCTTATCTCAACGTCGATCCGGGCACGATGAGCCCGTTTCAGCACGGCGAGGTGTTCGTCACCGACGACGGCGCCGAGACCGACCTCGACCTCGGCCACTACGAGCGCTTCACCCACGCGCGCCTCACCCAGAACAACAACCTCACCTCGGGCCGCATCTACGAGCGCATCATCACCCGCGAGCGCCGCGGCGACTACCTGGGCAAGACGGTCCAGGTGATCCCGCACGTCACCAATGAGATCAAGGCCGCCGCCCACAAGGTGGCCGACGGCGTGGATGTGGTCATCTGCGAGATCGGCGGCACGGTGGGCGACATTGAGAGCCAGCCCTTCATCGAGGCCATCCGCCAGATGCGGCACGAGCTGGGCCGCCGGAACACGCTCTTCGTGCACGTTTCCTACGTGCCCTTTATCGCCGCCGCCCAGGAACTGAAGACCAAGCCCACGCAACACTCGGTGAAGGAGCTGCGCTCGATGGGCGTGCAGCCCGATATCCTCATCTGCCGGTCCGAGCGGCCGCTGCCGGACGACCAGCGCGACAAGATCGCGCTGTTCTGCGACGTCGACCGCAACGCCGTCATCAGCGCCTACGACGTCGATACCGTCTACCAGGTGCCGGTCATGTTCGCCGAGCAGAAGGTGGACGAGCTCGTCGTCGAGGCGCTCCAGCTCCACGGGGCCGGCGCGCGCGACCTGTCGCGCTGGCAGGCGATGCTCGACCGGATGCGCTCGCCGGTGGACGAAGTGGACATCGCACTCGTCGGCAAATACGTCGAATATGAGGACTCCTACAAGTCCCTCAAGGAGGCGCTGCTGCATGCGGGCATCCACCACCGGCTGAAGGTCAACATGCGCTGGATCGAGGCCGAGCCGCTTGTCTGGCCGGAGTGTGCCGCGCATCTGTCGCACTACGACGGCGTGCTGGTGCCCGGCGGCTTCGGCAAGCGCGGCGTGGAAGGGATGCTGGCGGCCATCCGCTTCGCCCGCCTGCATCGCGTCCCGTATTTCGGCATCTGCCTGGGAATGCAGACGGCGGTGATCGAGTTCGCGAGGAACGCCTGCGGCCTGGCCGGCGCGGACTCGACCGAGTTCGAGCCCGCCACGCCCTACCCGGTCATCTACAAGCTGCGTGACCTGCTTGGCGTCGAGGAGCTTGGCGGCACCATGCGCCTCGGCGCCTACGAGTGCCTGCTCGAAGAAGGCTCGCTCGCCCGCGCCGCCTATGGCCAGGAGGTGATCAGCGAGCGTCACCGGCACCGCTACGAGTTCAACCGCGCCTTCGAAGACCGCCTCACCTCGGCCGGACTGCGCATCACCGGCCGCTCGCGCGACGCGAAGTTTGTCGAGATCATCGAGCTGCCCGGCCATCCGTGGTTTCTCGGCTGCCAGTTCCACCCCGAGTTCAAGTCCAAGCCGCTCGAGCCGCACCCGCTGTTCAAGGCCTTCATCGGCGCAGCGTATGAATACCGGCAGAAGCGGCTCACCGAAGAGACCAACCCTCTGTTCGCCGATGAGACCCGTTGA
- the kdsB gene encoding 3-deoxy-manno-octulosonate cytidylyltransferase produces MLCSIVPPLVLGVIPARFASSRFPGKPLVPIDGRPMIQHVWERARLARHLNRVLVATDDDRIAAAARGFGAEVAMTSPAHASGTDRVAEAAAATDAEIIVNIQGDEPLIEPDAIDLAVSTLLDDPRCQMATLKRKIERAEDIGNPNVVKVVTSLDGWALYFSRSPVPYGRDGTPVCWKHIGLYVYRRGLLLGYGALRRGPLEEAERLEQLRALENGIGIRVAETEYDTIGVDTPEDLEAVLKLWRSRRRPGLDHG; encoded by the coding sequence GTGTTATGCTCGATTGTGCCCCCTTTGGTTCTGGGCGTCATTCCCGCTCGTTTTGCTTCCAGCCGGTTTCCGGGCAAACCCCTCGTCCCCATTGACGGCAGGCCGATGATCCAGCACGTCTGGGAACGGGCGAGGCTTGCGCGTCATCTGAACCGCGTCCTGGTGGCCACCGACGACGATCGCATCGCCGCCGCCGCCCGGGGGTTCGGTGCCGAGGTGGCCATGACCAGCCCCGCACACGCCTCCGGCACTGACCGCGTGGCCGAGGCCGCCGCGGCGACGGACGCCGAGATCATTGTCAACATCCAGGGCGATGAGCCGTTAATCGAGCCGGACGCCATCGACCTGGCCGTGTCCACTCTTTTAGACGATCCGCGCTGCCAGATGGCGACATTGAAACGGAAGATCGAGCGGGCCGAAGACATCGGCAACCCGAACGTCGTCAAGGTCGTCACCAGCCTGGACGGCTGGGCATTGTACTTTTCCCGTTCGCCGGTCCCCTATGGACGGGACGGCACCCCTGTCTGCTGGAAGCACATCGGACTGTACGTTTATCGCCGCGGCCTGCTGCTCGGCTATGGAGCCCTGCGGCGCGGTCCGCTCGAAGAGGCGGAGAGGCTCGAGCAGCTCCGGGCGCTCGAAAACGGCATCGGCATCCGCGTGGCGGAAACCGAATACGATACCATCGGCGTCGACACGCCGGAGGACCTGGAAGCTGTGCTCAAATTGTGGAGATCCCGGCGCAGGCCGGGCCTGGACCATGGCTAA